The sequence below is a genomic window from Uranotaenia lowii strain MFRU-FL chromosome 2, ASM2978415v1, whole genome shotgun sequence.
TTCAACCCATCGCGCTCAGTTCCGAAGAGCCAGCGATCGGAACGATGGGTTTGGTCTCGGGATGGGGGGAAACCTTCGATTCAGATGAATCATATGAACTTCTTCGTGCCGTCGAGGTACCGATAGTTGATCGCGAGACTTGTTCTGAAGCATACGTCGAATGGTGGGAAATCACTGACAGCGTGATCTGTGCTGGCAATATTGAGGTGGAAGGAATCGATGCATGTTACGGCGATATTGGAGGCCCTCTAGTTGTCGAAGGCAAGCTGATTGGTGTACTGTCGTTCGGCTATGGCTGTGGCCAGCTAGGCTTTCCTGGGGCCTACGGAAATGTGGCAGCTTCGTATGACTGGATAATGGAAACTACTAAAACCGCTGAAGTTTTGGTTTTGTCTTAAAACCTCTGTTGAATAActttaatcaataaaaatatttaatgcaAATGAACTTTTAgcgaaatttcaaacatttcgtcgaataccactcatcataatttgacctcagcggccattttgttccaccatcTCTTCATCTTTGTTGCATCctgagtcgtcctaccattcttcttcatcttctacTTGACAATTGTCCAATATTTTTTGATAGGGTGGAACTGAGGGCAGTGGGGTGGGTTGATTTCCTTTTTgacaaaatccaccccgttgtcccgataccactgtagtacctctttgctgtagtggcagcttgccaaatctttagatttagatttagatttatttgtgtaaaacatcaacgaatcacatattgatcctaatgataacctaataaaataataaattaaaaactacttgaatctacaaagttctcgaaccattgaaaattttcttcggaAAGTAGCCCTTAAAACGTCGAAGTCAAAGTACTCAGCGAAGCGGttgaaagttctcaaaattcagattttggtTCCTTAATCCTCGGGGCCGCACACTGAGGGGAATAGCCTCCAGTAGCATAGGAGAGTCGATCCTCGACGCAAGGAGATCTGCTACGATTTAAGCACGTGCAGCGTTTCGACGATTTTGAAGCGTGTCTAAATAAATTAGGCGACAACGGTTTTCGTAactgggtaaacgaaacggatctaacCAGTTCAAGTGTCGTAGGCAATACCGTAtaaagcgccgctggatagcctctatTCATTCAGCTCCGATCTGGTAAAATGGGCACCAAACTGCAAATGCATATTcgtgttttgtgaataacttttgaacgcatagatgtaaattgatgaaattttcagtgaagctacctagaaGTGTAATGTATACGTGTACAGTGTAATGTATACGTGACGTTCTTAATTCCGAGCTTACCTCGCATTATTCAGTATTTCGATGTTACCGGAACGTTCAAACTAGTTCCTTCCTTCGTCTGTTAAGTCGTCTTTGCATTGTTTATCGGTTACGCTGAGTGATTCCAGCCCCTTGGAACAAGTGACTGTCACTTTGAAACTCCCGGAGTCCACGATTTATCTTTGTAGTATCTACATACGGCCATCTTCTCCTGCTGAAGTTTACTCGTTGCACGCTTCGGCTGTTCAGGAGATTTGCAACCTTTCTTCTGTAAACGACACAATCGTTGTTCTGGGGGACTATAATCTACCGGGACCTGTTTGGGTTTATGACGATGAACTAAACTGTTATATACCCACCAATGCATCGACCGAAGCTGAATCAACACTCATCGAAACGATGTTGGTTACTGGACTTAGTCAACTTAATCCTCTACGGAACGCAAATGACCATATTCTTGATCTCGCTTTCGTTAGTGACACTTGTGACATTGAAGTGAATGGAGGTTTCATTCAAGTCTTTTGAGA
It includes:
- the LOC129741359 gene encoding trypsin-7-like, which translates into the protein MLFLVLVVLPVLINGSPLQQIESSQDVKPKIVGGHLINITDVPWQVSIQIFGFHFCGGSIVSETWILSAAHCFTMAPRYYTVRAGSNANDEGGQVIQVLYYLYHPENIEWQVSYDLVLVKLKQELQFQENVQPIALSSEEPAIGTMGLVSGWGETFDSDESYELLRAVEVPIVDRETCSEAYVEWWEITDSVICAGNIEVEGIDACYGDIGGPLVVEGKLIGVLSFGYGCGQLGFPGAYGNVAASYDWIMETTKTAEVLFLPSSVKSSLHCLSVTLSDSSPLEQVTVTLKLPESTIYLCSIYIRPSSPAEVYSLHASAVQEICNLSSVNDTIVVLGDYNLPGPVWVYDDELNCYIPTNASTEAESTLIETMLVTGLSQLNPLRNANDHILDLAFVSDTCDIEVNGGFIQVF